A region from the Pelobates fuscus isolate aPelFus1 chromosome 1, aPelFus1.pri, whole genome shotgun sequence genome encodes:
- the EIF4B gene encoding eukaryotic translation initiation factor 4B isoform X6 produces MAASAKKKNKKGKTLTLTDFLADEGNSAGGGGGGGGGGGGGSSSTGGGSGYAPKPVSWADETDDLEGDVSTTWHSNDDDMYRAPQIDRSILPTAPRAAREPNVDRSRLPKSPPFTAFLGNLPYDVSEESIQKFFRGLNISAVRLPREPSNPERLKGFGYAEFDDLDSLLRALSLNEESLGNRRIRVDIADQAQDKDRDDRSFGRDRDRNRDSDKTDSSDWRARPTSDTADDYPPRRGGDDSYGDRYRSDRSDRYESDRYRDGPRRDGGGGGGGGFDRDRGRERYDDRDRRDYDRGYDSRGGGGGGSSSSSSRRAFGSGYRRDDDYRGGGDRYGDRYEERRDDRSDKWNGFSRNDDTRREERASTAGPTQRPKLNLKPRTAPKEEESTGGSAPSSRASSIFGGAKPVDTAAREREVEERLQKEQEKLQQRHLDDDRPRQLDRKPRERHPSWRSEDTQERSRTGSESSQTGNTGSTSSRISRRRESEKSVENEVFGKDEDVHSPSSKGPKSDSPLPLKVMPAPPPKENAWVKRSTTTPTRSLSSESSQGGGERQSDSDKWSSGTVQQREDENKIDDVDHASRTGGRNMADRGRAPDKKDKRNADEKSDMDTIRVETQAAVRKSSLEL; encoded by the exons CTAAGAAGAAGAATAAGAAGGGGAAGACTCTGACCCTTACCGACTTTTTGGCAGATGAAGGGAACAgtgctggtggtggtggtggtggtggtggcggcgGCGGCGGCGGCAGCAGCAGCACAGGTGGTGGAAGTGGCTATGCCCCAAAACCTGTCAGTTGGGCAGATGAGACCGATGACTTGGAGGGAGATG TCTCCACAACATGGCACAGTAATGATGATGATATGTACCGAGCCCCTCAGATTGATCGCTCTATCTTGCCCACTGCACCCCGAGCTGCCCGTGAACCTAATGTTGACCGAAGTCGTCTGCCCAAAAGCCCTCCTTTCACTGCTTTCCTTGGGAACCTCCCTTACGATGTGTCAGAGGAATCCATTCAGAAGTTCTTCAGGGGACTCAAT ATTAGTGCTGTTCGTCTGCCACGGGAGCCCAGCAACCCAGAGCGATTAAAAGGATTTGGCTATGCGGAATTTGATGACTTGGACTCTCTACTACGAGCTCTGAGCCTGAATGAAGAA tcTCTTGGGAACAGACGGATAAGAGTAGACATTGCTGACCAAGCACAAGATaaag ATCGGGATGACCGCTCCTTTGGCAGGGATCGTGATCGTAATAGAGACTCTGACAAGACTGATTCTTCTGATTGGAGAGCGCGTCCTACTTCAGACACAGCTGATGATTATCCTCCGCGTCGTGGTGGTGATGATAGCTATGGAGAcc GATATCGTAGTGATCGTAGTGATCGATATGAATCAGATCGGTACCGGGACGGCCCGCGTAgagatggtggtggtggtggtggcggcgGTTTTGATAGAGACAGAGGAAGGGAACGATATGATGACCGTGATCGTCGTGATTATGATAGAG GGTACGATTCACGTGGCGGTGGCGGCggcggcagcagcagcagcagcagcagaagagCATTTGGCAGTGGTTATCGGAGGGATGATGATTACAGAGGTGGAGGAGATCGATACGGTGATAGATATGAGGAGCGGCGAGATGACCGATCAGACAAATGGAATGGTTTTTCCAGGAATGATGACACCAGGCGTGAAGAGAGAG CTTCCACAGCAGGTCCTACGCAGAGACCGAAGTTGAACCTTAAGCCACGTACTGCACCTAAAGAGGAAGAATCCACTGGGGGGTCTGCACCATCCAGTCGTGCATCCTCAATCTTTGGTGGTGCTAAGCCAGTGGATACTGCTGCTCGTGAACGTGAGGTCGAAGAACGATTGCAAAAAGAGCAAGAAAAGCTGCAGCAACGCCATTTGGATGATGATCGGCCAAGACAACTAGACAGAAAACCAAGGGAAAG ACACCCTAGTTGGCGTAGTGAAGATACTCAGGAACGTTCTAGGACTGGGAGTGAATCTTCTCAAACCGGCAACACTGGCTCTACTTCCTCTCGTA TCTCAAGGAGGAGGGAGAGTGAAAAATCAGTGGAAAATGAAGTATTTGGTAAAGACGAGGATGTTCATTCTCCTAGCTCAAAAGGCCCTAAATCAGATTCTCCGCTCCCTTTGAAAGTCATGCCAGCCCCACCACCTAAAGAAAATGCTTGGGTCAAACGCAGTACAACAACCCCCACACGATCACTCAGTTCAGAATCTTCCCAAGG TGGAGGAGAACGGCAGTCTGATTCAGACAAATGGTCATCCGGGACTGTGCAACAAAgag aaGATGAGAACAAAATAGATGATGTGGATCATGCATCAAGAACAGGTGGACGTAACATGGCAGACCGTGGCAGAGCACCTGATAA GAAAGACAAACGCAATGCAGACGAAAAGAGCGATATGGATACAATTCGAGTGGAGACGCAAGCAGCTGTAAGAAAATCTTCCTTAGAACTATGA